The Kosmotoga arenicorallina S304 nucleotide sequence CCTGATGAAATTGCATGTATAAAACCTGCATTGAAAGCGTCTCCTGCACCGGTGGTATCTACGACCTCTGCTTTGTAGGCAGAAGCAAAGATACCTTCCGGTAAAAGCTCTGTGCCTTTATTTCCTTTTGTTACCACAACATGTTCTGCCTTGAGAGTGCCAGTCTTACTAACCGCCTCCCACTCCTTTTCGTTGAAAATCAGATAAGTGATATATTCAGACAGTTCCAAAACGCCTTCCGGGTCTTCAAAGCTAACTATTCCTCCCGGTGCATAGCTGATGGGAATATTTTTTTTCAACCCTTTCAAAATCCTACCTGCCTGCATAGTGCTTATGCCGGCTAAATGGAGAAAAGTAGTTTCTTCCAGGGCCACTACTTCCAGGGTATTTTTCTCGTTTATTCCCCGGAACGTAAACAAAAAGCGGTGCCCGTCATCTCTGACGCTCACAAAGCAAAAGCCAGTTCTTTCACCATCAACTACCCTGATATACTCCACTTTAACACCTCGCTTTGCAAGCTCTTTTAACAACCACTGGCCGAACATATCATTTCCAACTGTCCCATTTAAAATCACTTTTTGTCCGAGCTTTGCGAGCTGAATGGCCGTATTAGCTGCGGTTCCGCCTATCCCTGGGTCTAATTCGAGAACTCTGTTTTCTTCAATATTGCGGGTTTTGTCTAACATCGCCGTAATGTCAAAGTTTATGTTACCGACTACCTGTATCATTATTATCCCTCACAATTCATTAATTATTCCTTGTTTCATGAAGTACAATACAAATAAGGGGAGGTGCTTTGATGAAAAAAAGATATATCAGCAAAATTATTTTACTATTTTTTATAGGATTTTTTTTGCAGGCATGTGTGCCTTCTATTCCCGACAGGGTTCAGACGGGCTTTGAACATTTAAAATCCGGGGAAGTCAGCCTGGCTAAAGAAGAGTTCAATAAAGTTCTAAATCTATCTTATAATCCCATGAAAAAAGCCCTTGCAAGTGAAGGACTTGGCTGGTGTTATTACCTTGAGCAAAACTTTACTCTTGCCAGGTTTTACTTCTCGCAGGCTAAAGAAACATATCCCACTAAAAAAGAGATACTGTCAGGGCTTGCGCTTGCACAAACTCAATTGGGCGAATTCAGCAGTTCCGTTGACATTGGACTTTTTCTCCTTTCTTCTGCTGATGACGTTCTGGTTGATTACCTTCCAGATACTCTATACAAAGAAGAATTGCTGAAAGTGCTTGTTCTGGCTGCTTTAATTTCAAGCAGCTCATATTATGAAGATTTTAAAGCTTTGGTCTCCGATGCGGACTTTCTCAATAAGCTCGGTGCTCTTGAAGGCGGTGAATGATATGAAAACAGCGCTAATTTCCCTTATTATTGCATTTTCGATCCTTGGCTTTTCTATCCCTGCGTATCCAGGAATTATAACCCTTATCCAGCCCGATGGCAGTACTATATACGCAAGGCAGATTGGCGATGAATATGCACACCTTATGTTATATGAGGGAAAACCCATTGTGAAAAATCCCGAAACAGGCTGGTGGGAATTTGCCAACATTAAAGATGATAAAATAATTTCTACGGGGCTGAAGCCTGGCAAAGATAGATCCTTTTCAATACATAAGTCAAAAATTGAAAGCTATTTAGCAGCGGCAATTCGCCCTAAAAAACATGAAAAAAGCGTCCCCACTTCAGGAATCGTTAAGTTTCCTGTGATATTGATAAACTTCTCTGATACTGCAACTTCCTTCGAAGCAGCCGATTTTGACGAATTGTTCAATGGGGTTGGATATTCTGTCAAAGATTACTATCTTGAAGTTTCAGGTGGGGTAATAGAACTCCAGTTCACTGTCATTGGCTGGTTCAATGCTTCTAAAACACATGATTACTACGGAGAAAATGATATTTGGGGGTATGACAAACATCCTCAAGAATTAGTGTCAGAAGCGATTATAGCAGCTGATCCCTATCTGGATTATTCAGAATTCGATAACGATGGAAATGGCTCTGTCGACGCTGTTATTGTGGTGCA carries:
- a CDS encoding carbohydrate kinase family protein; translation: MIQVVGNINFDITAMLDKTRNIEENRVLELDPGIGGTAANTAIQLAKLGQKVILNGTVGNDMFGQWLLKELAKRGVKVEYIRVVDGERTGFCFVSVRDDGHRFLFTFRGINEKNTLEVVALEETTFLHLAGISTMQAGRILKGLKKNIPISYAPGGIVSFEDPEGVLELSEYITYLIFNEKEWEAVSKTGTLKAEHVVVTKGNKGTELLPEGIFASAYKAEVVDTTGAGDAFNAGFIHAISSGGNLDEALRLGNALGALNVQYKGATGKHGLHEIKSFIYSCEPSLRKFV
- a CDS encoding tetratricopeptide repeat protein — encoded protein: MKKRYISKIILLFFIGFFLQACVPSIPDRVQTGFEHLKSGEVSLAKEEFNKVLNLSYNPMKKALASEGLGWCYYLEQNFTLARFYFSQAKETYPTKKEILSGLALAQTQLGEFSSSVDIGLFLLSSADDVLVDYLPDTLYKEELLKVLVLAALISSSSYYEDFKALVSDADFLNKLGALEGGE